A DNA window from Centroberyx gerrardi isolate f3 chromosome 3, fCenGer3.hap1.cur.20231027, whole genome shotgun sequence contains the following coding sequences:
- the LOC139917216 gene encoding ATP synthase peripheral stalk subunit d, mitochondrial-like encodes MAGRRVALKAIDWVAFAERVPPNQRGMFNALKTRSDAIAAKLTSLPETPAVIDWSHYRSAVARPGMVDEFEKKFKALQIPEPVDTQTNAINAQEAEANKSALAYIEESKGRIAQYENKLDKFKNMIPFDQMTIEDLNDTFPETKLDKVKHPYWPHKPIADL; translated from the exons ATGGCAGGTCGCCGTGTAGCCCTGAAGGCCATTGACTGGGTGGCGTTCGCTGAGCGGGTCCCACCCAACCAGAGGGGCATGTTCAACGCGCTGAAGACCCGCAGCGACGCCATCGCTGCCAA GCTAACTTCCCTGCCAGAGACTCCTGCAGTCATCGACTGGAGTCACTACAGGAGCGCAGTAGCCAGACCTGGGATGGTGGATGAGTTTGAGAAGAAG TTCAAGGCCCTGCAGATCCCTGAGCCTGTCGACACGCAGACCAACGCCATCAATGCGCAGGAGGCTGAGGCT AACAAAAGTGCATTGGCCTATATTGAAGAATCTAAAGGGCGCATTGCTCAGTATGAGAATAAG CTGGATAAGTTCAAGAACATGATCCCCTTCGACCAGATGACTATCGAGGACCTCAACGACACCTTCCCCGAGACCAAGCTGGACAAGGTCAAGCACCCCTACTGGCCACACAAGCCCATCGCCGACCTGTAA
- the LOC139917214 gene encoding homeobox protein MSH-C-like has protein sequence MAPSPCIMMNPIQGSPSQDAKQVHQKEETDTEGEELQPKDMTTEKGYKPRSSLPFSVESLISKKTTCRTSYSPTDLGLALPKPAAAQGAQFSPRTFYAERKVSAESSQSVSSSPSDDSPQFCEKDQSTWFQTSSFSTPPRNTSPTACTLRKHKNNRKPRTPFTTSQLLALERKFRQKQYLSIAERAEFSNSLNLTETQVKIWFQNRRAKAKRLQEAELEKFKLASKPVLPAFALPFPLGAHMGSPTWGPNAFPRPSLPVPGLFSGPVTYGMYYLS, from the exons ATGGCCCCATCCCCTTGTATAATGATGAATCCTATACAGGGGTCGCCGTCCCAAGACGCCAAACAAGTTCATCAAaaggaggagacggacacggagGGCGAGGAACTCCAGCCTAAAGATATGACAACCGAGAAAGGATACAAACCGCGGAGCAGCCTTCCGTTCAGCGTTGAGTCGCTGATTTCCAAGAAGACCACCTGTCGGACTTCTTACTCTCCCACAGATTTAGGTCTGGCCCTGCCGAAGCCCGCGGCGGCGCAAGGCGCACAGTTCTCTCCAAGGACTTTTTACGCGGAGAGGAAGGTTTCCGCGGAGAGCTCGCAGAGTGTTTCCAGTAGTCCGAGCGACGACAGTCCGCAGTTTTGTGAGAAAGATCAGAGCACTTGGTTCCAGACGTCCTCCTTTTCTACTCCTCCTCGTAA CACAAGTCCAACTGCGTGTACTTTaaggaaacacaaaaacaacaggaaacctCGGACGCCCTTCACTACCTCCCAGCTGCTGGCGCTGGAGCGCAAGTTTCGGCAGAAGCAGTACCTCTCCATCGCCGAGAGAGCCGAGTTCTCCAACTCTCTCAACCTGACGGAGACTCAGGTCAAAATATGGTTCCAAAACAGGAGAGCCAAAGCCAAGAGACTGCAGGAGGCCGAGCTGGAAAAGTTTAAACTGGCCTCCAAGCCCGTGCTGCCCGCCTTCGCTCTGCCGTTCCCCCTCGGAGCGCACATGGGCTCTCCGACGTGGGGACCAAACGCCTTCCCGAGGCCCAGCCTGCCGGTCCCGGGACTGTTCAGCGGACCCGTCACTTATGGGATGTACTATTTGTCTTAG